The following proteins are co-located in the Spirochaetota bacterium genome:
- a CDS encoding LamG-like jellyroll fold domain-containing protein: MAKYGLMSFVVILTASYHLSADASPFARFTFDEGSGAVLNDALGTFNGTISGDAVLVQNIQGKALAFGAKGGSARIGNISAKIRNGFTFTAWVKKTFQDGGDSKIIFGSLRAWKPGSASFLTWIDDKTGSLRCGVQGASSFKAIGVPISEQFGAWFHLAFTYDRTAIRIYVNGVQRASDAFAEEVSPSDFWQFASVNNSIALDEACLYGAALTADEVRAAFAAEAPLALTEEEMKRKIAAASALTEPKAASPAVPEPAAPVYTALKAPAITTHLVKDGAPAAAIVAPASKMYDDLARMLQKSIADRTGVTIPIITDEPTAWTLPIQRSLFVLGNRSTSRIIEELYNRFYTLLDLAYPGKGGYEVRSLHDPFGNGHNIIFVGGSDKEGVAAAANEFIAMVNGMAGGRDLTVGHCMRIRLGQGIEVPSEVKDVELWDASKNYRSQGYFGWNSISKLMAMYYMTGNERFAREMLRYAFPDAKAKREISELDGELIENKDDPVGGSYHYGAHYMMLFWDLIEESPVFTDEERLKMANAFSRQFLWHVKPPGGAYMGNWGAGIYSLTEKPGMVGDRHGQWTAISIYVLARYFQKYYPSPMWAQCLRGVSNYFAPLDRGLLGEGSLSQWYITSIAPLFTYFLLSGERASVANGALAVHARGLEALLSGKDGDPNLDCAGIADMGKLAYLLNDGKYLEYQRRILFAADKFRIGQSFVPDERLTPRQPTDIAGTWLVHRLPEPRWRERNTGFPFTNAFLWASYRTMPDDAGDFIKVRGANTSARNPYHTFLIDDLRIDGYTLLSGFGNQLTVWIDGMFDKEVTQDAALISFAGSMRHAAVTAEVVKMPFSSWRRTVFQRTGSYALIVDDLSFRRTSDAAEVKFGWSGPLKKEAPGVLRCNAVKSSTGPVAGKTVISAFNARYSASDPDTNMVRPLPSYDIVLLRSRDPGTWFEMTFTLDSRTRGDGFLNLLNFRDRGIMKIFLDGRLISAEYDHYAPDIAMNGVPLGAVDCAAGEHTIRFEVTGKNNESSGLSIGVAGLAFYTDPSLITRERELGTFKVIAADAMTTKDSSFEWFGPVEKGGRRIFFSLIGKGTLLPGEVLSCTRLETNAAVFAAPEPAIAFAGEYKGNAGELIILGKRHLYGRGIRLVGRSEPLIRAGAPADIYWDFNEGTMDITAEQRMELALALSNDSVLVDGMTVAPQKKDGLMMLMLAAGHHTVARAFLPDALLASYSGRIEKTFADAQTKSRAELTAAPSRAGTPAMRELFNAGAGKKTSRLLCASFAAAESICTIDDRNIRVFSSDGRELRTLTADAPVRVIHPWKEYDLLLAGCADEKVIAFDIDSGVRKWTFTSEMPPEVIAAAKQYWFKSTYPGIYGIHTGVFLNGESQAFIGSTCTLEMLDSGGKLVKRLPVFWGPGTVFNMLDRSDGSTDLVFARYPNDGDRPAVINSRTLATTPRSYYAYPPGFTDMGVGWANMYRKHLFIEDMNGDGKKEVLSDINGVFNRIALWSSDGAPLFNVNFGPGDVADNIRDLDVGDLDGDGKKEIITATFRGILLVMDHTLEKVWSKRLASPATALKYMPSSGGPVIVVACEDGSVLTCNARGEITAAGTVIGRPIGIDAIAQGVVVATENGNVKGFAIH, encoded by the coding sequence ATGGCAAAGTACGGGCTGATGTCGTTTGTGGTCATACTGACAGCGTCGTATCATCTCTCTGCGGATGCGTCTCCGTTCGCGCGCTTTACCTTCGATGAAGGTTCCGGCGCTGTGCTCAACGATGCTCTGGGCACGTTCAACGGAACGATATCCGGCGATGCTGTTTTGGTGCAGAACATACAGGGAAAAGCGCTCGCGTTCGGCGCCAAGGGCGGCTCGGCACGCATCGGCAACATCTCGGCGAAGATCAGGAACGGATTCACCTTCACCGCTTGGGTAAAAAAGACCTTCCAGGACGGCGGTGATTCGAAGATCATCTTCGGGTCATTACGGGCATGGAAGCCCGGCAGTGCATCGTTCCTTACATGGATAGATGACAAGACGGGCTCGCTTCGCTGCGGTGTGCAGGGGGCATCATCGTTCAAGGCAATCGGCGTGCCTATATCGGAGCAGTTCGGCGCATGGTTCCACCTTGCATTCACCTATGACAGAACGGCGATACGCATCTATGTCAACGGCGTGCAGAGGGCAAGCGATGCGTTCGCCGAGGAGGTCTCCCCCTCGGACTTCTGGCAGTTCGCTTCGGTGAACAACTCCATCGCCCTGGACGAAGCATGCCTCTACGGCGCTGCGCTCACGGCGGACGAAGTGCGCGCAGCATTCGCGGCGGAAGCGCCTCTTGCTTTAACCGAGGAAGAAATGAAACGAAAGATCGCAGCGGCAAGTGCGTTGACAGAGCCGAAAGCGGCATCACCGGCGGTGCCGGAACCGGCAGCCCCCGTGTACACTGCGCTGAAAGCACCGGCGATCACAACGCATCTTGTGAAGGATGGCGCACCTGCCGCCGCTATCGTTGCCCCGGCGTCGAAGATGTATGATGATCTCGCCCGCATGCTGCAGAAGAGCATCGCCGACAGAACGGGGGTAACGATACCGATCATAACCGATGAGCCGACGGCATGGACACTGCCGATACAGCGAAGCCTTTTTGTGCTCGGCAACCGCTCGACAAGCCGCATCATCGAGGAGCTTTACAACAGATTCTATACCCTACTCGATCTCGCGTATCCCGGCAAAGGCGGTTATGAGGTCCGAAGCCTTCATGATCCTTTCGGTAACGGGCACAACATCATCTTCGTCGGCGGCAGCGATAAGGAAGGCGTTGCCGCTGCGGCGAACGAGTTCATCGCTATGGTGAACGGCATGGCCGGCGGACGCGACCTCACTGTCGGTCATTGCATGCGCATACGGCTGGGACAGGGCATCGAAGTCCCTTCGGAAGTGAAGGACGTCGAACTCTGGGATGCATCGAAAAATTACCGTTCGCAGGGGTACTTCGGCTGGAACAGCATCAGCAAGCTCATGGCGATGTATTACATGACCGGCAATGAGCGCTTCGCACGGGAGATGCTGCGCTATGCGTTCCCCGATGCGAAGGCCAAGCGGGAGATCTCCGAGCTTGACGGCGAACTTATCGAGAACAAGGACGACCCCGTCGGCGGATCATACCATTACGGCGCGCACTACATGATGCTCTTCTGGGATCTCATCGAAGAAAGCCCCGTCTTCACCGATGAGGAGCGCCTCAAGATGGCGAACGCCTTTTCGCGGCAGTTCCTCTGGCATGTCAAACCGCCGGGAGGCGCGTACATGGGGAATTGGGGCGCCGGGATCTATTCGCTTACCGAGAAGCCCGGTATGGTCGGCGATCGTCACGGCCAATGGACCGCCATATCCATCTATGTGCTCGCGCGCTATTTCCAGAAATATTACCCGTCGCCGATGTGGGCGCAGTGTCTGCGCGGGGTCAGCAATTATTTCGCTCCGCTCGATCGCGGCCTTTTGGGCGAAGGAAGCCTCTCGCAGTGGTATATAACCTCCATTGCGCCGCTCTTCACCTATTTCCTTCTCTCGGGGGAGCGCGCGTCGGTGGCGAACGGCGCACTTGCCGTGCATGCCCGGGGTCTTGAAGCACTGCTCTCCGGGAAGGACGGCGACCCGAACCTTGATTGCGCCGGCATCGCAGATATGGGCAAACTCGCGTATCTGCTCAACGATGGGAAATACCTTGAATACCAGCGGCGGATATTGTTCGCTGCCGACAAATTCCGCATCGGGCAGTCGTTCGTTCCCGATGAACGCCTCACGCCGCGGCAGCCGACCGATATCGCCGGCACATGGCTCGTACACCGCCTTCCCGAACCGCGCTGGCGCGAACGTAATACCGGATTCCCGTTCACCAATGCCTTCCTCTGGGCGTCATACCGCACTATGCCCGATGATGCCGGTGATTTCATAAAGGTGCGCGGTGCGAACACTTCGGCGCGCAATCCGTATCACACGTTCCTCATCGACGATCTGCGCATCGACGGATACACGCTGCTTTCGGGTTTCGGCAATCAGCTCACCGTGTGGATCGACGGGATGTTCGACAAGGAGGTAACCCAGGACGCAGCGCTCATATCCTTCGCCGGTTCGATGCGCCATGCCGCCGTGACGGCTGAAGTAGTGAAGATGCCCTTCTCCAGCTGGCGGCGCACAGTGTTCCAGCGGACGGGGAGCTATGCCCTCATCGTCGACGATCTCTCCTTTCGGCGAACGAGCGATGCCGCTGAGGTGAAATTCGGCTGGAGCGGCCCGCTCAAGAAGGAAGCGCCGGGGGTTCTGCGCTGCAATGCCGTGAAAAGCAGTACCGGTCCGGTCGCCGGAAAGACGGTGATCTCTGCGTTCAACGCGCGGTATTCCGCAAGCGATCCCGACACCAATATGGTCCGGCCGCTGCCGAGCTACGACATCGTGCTTTTGCGATCGCGGGATCCGGGCACCTGGTTCGAGATGACATTCACGCTCGATTCACGAACGCGCGGAGACGGCTTCCTTAACCTCCTGAACTTTCGCGACCGCGGCATCATGAAAATATTCCTCGACGGCAGGCTCATCAGCGCGGAGTATGACCACTATGCCCCCGACATCGCGATGAACGGCGTGCCGCTCGGTGCCGTCGATTGTGCTGCGGGGGAACATACCATCCGCTTCGAGGTTACGGGAAAGAACAACGAGAGCTCAGGCTTGAGCATCGGCGTGGCGGGGCTTGCGTTCTACACCGATCCCTCGCTTATAACACGTGAGCGTGAGCTCGGCACCTTCAAGGTTATCGCCGCTGACGCGATGACGACAAAGGACAGCAGCTTCGAATGGTTCGGTCCGGTCGAGAAGGGCGGCCGCAGGATATTCTTCTCGCTCATAGGCAAAGGCACACTGCTGCCGGGCGAGGTGCTTTCATGCACACGCCTCGAGACGAACGCCGCCGTCTTCGCTGCGCCCGAACCCGCGATAGCCTTCGCGGGCGAGTATAAAGGGAATGCGGGTGAGCTCATAATCCTGGGGAAAAGGCATCTCTACGGCAGGGGGATTCGCCTCGTCGGCAGATCGGAACCGCTCATACGCGCAGGGGCGCCGGCGGACATCTACTGGGACTTCAACGAAGGAACGATGGATATCACGGCAGAGCAGCGGATGGAGCTTGCCCTCGCGCTTTCGAACGACAGCGTTCTCGTCGACGGCATGACCGTGGCGCCACAGAAGAAGGACGGACTCATGATGCTCATGCTCGCTGCGGGGCATCACACGGTGGCGCGCGCGTTCCTGCCCGATGCGCTCTTGGCATCGTATTCCGGCAGGATAGAAAAAACGTTCGCCGATGCGCAGACGAAATCCCGTGCGGAACTCACGGCAGCGCCGTCACGCGCAGGGACGCCCGCGATGCGTGAGCTCTTCAATGCCGGTGCCGGTAAAAAAACATCGCGTCTCCTGTGCGCATCCTTCGCCGCTGCCGAATCCATCTGCACTATCGATGACAGGAACATCCGCGTGTTCTCCTCCGACGGACGCGAGCTTCGCACGCTCACGGCGGATGCCCCGGTGCGCGTGATACATCCCTGGAAGGAATATGATCTCCTCCTCGCCGGATGTGCGGACGAAAAGGTCATCGCTTTCGATATCGATTCTGGGGTTCGGAAATGGACATTCACTTCCGAAATGCCTCCGGAGGTGATCGCTGCGGCGAAGCAGTACTGGTTCAAGTCGACATACCCCGGCATCTACGGCATACACACCGGCGTGTTCCTTAACGGAGAAAGTCAGGCGTTCATCGGGAGTACCTGTACGCTCGAAATGCTCGACAGCGGCGGGAAACTCGTCAAGCGACTTCCCGTATTCTGGGGGCCGGGAACGGTGTTCAATATGCTCGACCGGTCCGACGGGAGCACCGACCTCGTTTTTGCGCGCTACCCGAACGACGGAGACAGGCCGGCGGTGATAAACAGCAGAACACTGGCTACGACGCCGCGCAGCTACTACGCGTATCCCCCCGGTTTTACCGATATGGGCGTAGGCTGGGCGAACATGTACCGCAAGCATCTATTCATCGAGGATATGAACGGCGACGGAAAGAAAGAGGTGCTCTCGGACATTAACGGCGTTTTTAACCGCATCGCCCTCTGGTCGTCCGACGGAGCGCCGCTCTTCAATGTGAATTTCGGTCCGGGGGATGTCGCCGATAATATACGCGATCTGGACGTCGGCGATCTTGACGGCGATGGGAAAAAGGAGATCATCACGGCTACCTTCCGCGGCATCCTGCTTGTGATGGACCATACGCTTGAGAAGGTCTGGTCAAAGCGGCTTGCAAGCCCGGCAACCGCGCTGAAATATATGCCGTCATCGGGCGGTCCCGTCATCGTTGTCGCCTGCGAGGACGGTTCGGTGCTGACATGCAATGCGCGCGGGGAGATCACTGCCGCCGGCACGGTCATCGGAAGGCCCATCGGCATCGACGCGATCGCACAGGGCGTGGTCGTCGCGACCGAGAATGGGAATGTAAAGGGATTTGCTATACACTGA